One region of Streptomyces rishiriensis genomic DNA includes:
- a CDS encoding acyl carrier protein: MTLDEVTPRITTFISESFLDGDPKGELTESTPLLEWEILNSMNSALLLNFLREELRVDVPLSSINAANFRDIAAISTLVSGLVAVPAEGV, encoded by the coding sequence ATGACCCTCGATGAGGTCACACCGCGGATCACGACCTTCATCAGCGAGAGCTTTCTCGACGGTGACCCGAAGGGTGAGCTCACCGAGTCCACCCCGCTGCTCGAATGGGAGATCCTCAACTCGATGAACAGCGCACTCCTGCTCAACTTCCTGCGGGAGGAACTGCGGGTCGACGTACCGTTGTCGTCGATCAACGCGGCGAACTTCAGGGACATAGCAGCCATCAGCACACTCGTCTCCGGCCTGGTGGCCGTTCCCGCGGAAGGTGTCTGA
- a CDS encoding acyl-CoA dehydrogenase family protein — MEFDWSPNQRERYADTSAAVAERFAEHETSTDPESVRLAWKDAAGIGLTGLCLPREHGGAGLGALDTALSLEAFGRSCPDMGLVFGVAAHLLSCAVPVAEFGTDEARELLAGMAVGDLIAGNAMTEDEAGSDVGRIRATAERSSEGYVLNGEKSFVSNAPVADVFVTYAVTDPSAGFLGLSAFAVPRGLDGVVVGPPLPKMGLNGCLAARVRFEGCVVPAGYRLGAEGGGGAIFQHSMGWERGCLFAAYLGLMERQLAECVGRTTDRRQFGRKIAGFQAVSHRIARMRQRLESARLLLYRACWLLDQGRTDVGAIAMAKTAVSEAAIANSLDAMQLFGSTGYLAGAGIEEQLRDCLPTTIFSGTTEIQLELIARGEGL; from the coding sequence ATGGAATTCGATTGGTCACCGAACCAGCGTGAACGCTACGCCGACACGAGCGCGGCCGTCGCCGAGCGGTTCGCCGAGCACGAGACGAGCACCGACCCGGAGTCGGTGCGGCTGGCCTGGAAGGACGCCGCGGGCATCGGCCTGACAGGACTGTGCCTGCCCCGGGAACACGGCGGGGCCGGCCTCGGCGCTCTGGACACGGCGCTGAGCCTCGAGGCGTTCGGCCGCTCCTGCCCCGACATGGGCCTGGTGTTCGGCGTCGCGGCACACCTGCTGTCGTGTGCCGTGCCCGTCGCGGAGTTCGGGACGGACGAGGCGAGGGAGCTGCTGGCGGGCATGGCGGTGGGCGACCTGATCGCCGGCAACGCCATGACCGAGGACGAGGCGGGATCGGACGTCGGACGGATCAGGGCCACCGCCGAGCGCTCGAGCGAGGGCTATGTGCTCAACGGGGAGAAGTCCTTCGTCAGCAATGCCCCTGTCGCGGACGTGTTCGTGACCTATGCGGTCACGGATCCCTCCGCCGGCTTCCTGGGCCTCTCGGCGTTCGCCGTGCCGCGCGGGCTCGACGGCGTCGTCGTCGGCCCGCCGCTGCCGAAGATGGGACTGAACGGCTGCCTGGCGGCGCGGGTGCGGTTCGAGGGCTGTGTCGTGCCGGCCGGCTACCGGCTCGGAGCCGAGGGCGGCGGCGGGGCGATCTTCCAGCATTCCATGGGGTGGGAACGCGGCTGTCTGTTCGCCGCGTACCTCGGGCTGATGGAGCGGCAGCTGGCCGAGTGCGTGGGCCGGACCACCGACCGACGCCAGTTCGGGCGGAAGATCGCCGGGTTCCAGGCCGTCTCGCACCGGATCGCCCGGATGCGGCAGCGGCTGGAGAGCGCGCGGCTGCTGCTGTACCGCGCCTGCTGGCTGCTCGACCAGGGCCGCACGGACGTCGGCGCGATCGCCATGGCGAAGACCGCCGTGTCCGAGGCCGCGATCGCCAACAGCCTCGACGCCATGCAGCTGTTCGGCTCAACCGGCTACCTGGCCGGTGCCGGGATCGAGGAGCAGCTGCGCGACTGCCTGCCCACGACCATCTTCTCCGGGACGACCGAGATCCAGCTGGAACTCATCGCGAGGGGGGAAGGGCTGTGA
- a CDS encoding amino acid adenylation domain-containing protein: MSLHRLVIEAAVRRPGAPAVSAPSGSFTYGELDAAADAIAARLDRQGVRRGDRVVLWAGKSPETVAAMQAVLRLGAAYVPVDGSSPTARVAAIVRDCAARVVVTDRSRIPRISGEPVAGVPCVEMDGPYDPAPPLDAATTDDDLAYILYTSGSTGTPKGVCLTHRNARAFVDWAHDVLAPTEDDRFANHAPFTFDLSVLDLYVAFRAGATVHLVPPELSFAPAQLGEYLYSERISVWYSVPSALAVMMRYGGLLDRPAPEALHTVLFAGEPFPIAQLRDLAGWTGARMMNLYGPTETNVCTFHEVTEADLDRDRPVPIGIAAGGDRVRALRADGGVAAVGEEGELVVDGPTVMAGYWGHPPQSGPYRTGDLVRVLPGGAFDYLGRRDHMVKIRGHRVELGEVESVLENHADVAEAAAVAVGEGVDTRLVAFVAPRKSELGTLALRRHLALHLPRYMVADEVRILSPLPRNGNGKIDRPALRARAGGAERTAHEPDA, translated from the coding sequence GTGAGCCTGCACCGGCTCGTCATCGAGGCCGCCGTGCGCCGGCCCGGCGCGCCGGCCGTCAGCGCCCCGTCCGGTTCGTTCACCTATGGCGAGCTCGACGCGGCGGCCGACGCGATCGCGGCCAGACTCGACCGCCAGGGCGTCCGGCGCGGCGACCGGGTCGTGCTCTGGGCGGGAAAGAGCCCGGAGACGGTGGCGGCGATGCAGGCGGTCCTGCGGCTCGGCGCCGCCTACGTGCCCGTCGACGGCAGCAGCCCGACGGCCCGGGTCGCGGCCATCGTCCGGGACTGTGCGGCACGCGTCGTCGTCACCGACCGCTCACGCATCCCGCGGATCTCCGGAGAGCCCGTCGCGGGGGTCCCCTGCGTCGAGATGGACGGTCCCTACGACCCGGCGCCGCCCCTCGACGCCGCCACTACCGACGACGACCTCGCGTACATCCTCTACACGTCGGGATCGACCGGCACGCCCAAGGGGGTGTGCCTGACGCACCGGAACGCGCGGGCGTTCGTCGACTGGGCGCACGACGTGCTGGCGCCGACCGAGGACGATCGGTTCGCCAACCACGCGCCTTTCACCTTCGACCTGTCGGTGCTCGACCTGTACGTGGCCTTCCGCGCCGGCGCGACGGTGCATCTCGTCCCCCCTGAGCTGTCCTTCGCGCCGGCGCAGCTCGGCGAGTACCTCTACTCGGAGCGGATCAGCGTCTGGTACTCGGTGCCGTCCGCCCTCGCGGTCATGATGCGGTACGGCGGGCTGCTGGACCGTCCGGCGCCGGAGGCGCTGCACACCGTGCTGTTCGCGGGCGAGCCGTTCCCGATCGCGCAGCTCCGCGACCTGGCCGGCTGGACCGGCGCGCGGATGATGAACCTCTACGGCCCGACCGAGACCAACGTGTGCACGTTCCACGAGGTCACCGAGGCGGACCTGGACCGCGACCGGCCGGTGCCCATCGGGATCGCGGCCGGTGGCGACCGGGTCCGGGCGCTGCGGGCCGACGGGGGAGTCGCCGCCGTCGGCGAGGAGGGCGAACTCGTCGTGGACGGCCCCACGGTGATGGCCGGTTACTGGGGACACCCGCCGCAGAGCGGCCCCTACCGCACCGGCGACCTGGTCCGGGTCCTGCCCGGAGGGGCGTTCGACTACCTCGGGCGCCGCGACCACATGGTCAAGATCCGCGGACACCGGGTCGAACTCGGCGAGGTCGAGTCCGTGCTCGAGAACCACGCCGACGTCGCGGAGGCCGCCGCGGTGGCGGTCGGCGAGGGCGTCGACACCCGCCTGGTGGCGTTCGTGGCCCCGCGGAAGAGCGAACTCGGGACCCTGGCCCTTCGCCGGCATCTCGCCCTGCACCTGCCGCGCTACATGGTCGCGGACGAGGTGCGGATCCTCTCCCCGCTGCCCAGGAACGGCAACGGCAAGATCGACCGACCGGCGCTGCGGGCGCGCGCCGGCGGCGCGGAACGAACAGCGCACGAACCGGATGCGTGA